GCGAACGCGACGGGGTTTTCGCGAGCAAGCTCGCTTGTATGTCGTAAGGTGGGTCTGTCGGGGGTGGAGGGACTGAGCTCGCTTCTGCAAGACAGACGGTAGGAGAACTCCCCCACTCCTGGCTCACGACAAGCGCCGATAAGGAATCCATCGACTCGAGTAGCCGCTCGAGATCGACCATATCTGCAAGCCTGCGCACAGGTGAGCCCCCCGACAGACTCATTCATCTTGTCGGCCGGAATCGCACATGACAACCCAATCCCCCATCATCGGCATCGACGTGGCCAAGGACAGCCTGAGCCTGTATCGCGCCGACCTGGACCAGTACTGCACCCTGGACAATGACGCCCGCAGCATCCGCGCCTGGCTGAAGACGCTCCCCGGCGACTGTGCCTTGGCAGTGGAAGCCACCAGCACCTATCACGTGCAGCTGGTCGACCTGGCCCATGCGCGTGGTCATCGCCTCTATGTCATTGATGGCTATCGCCTGAGCAATTACCGCAAGGGCATCGGTGGCCGCATCAAGACCGACGCCAGCGATGCCCGTCTACTGGCCCGTTATCTGGCCCACGAACAGGCCCAACTGCGGGTCTGGCAACCCGCCGGCAAGGCTTACCGGCTGCTGCAAAGCCTGCTGCGACGCCGGGCGACGCTGATCCGCAGTGCCACGGCGCTGCGCCAGAGCTTTGGCCATGACACCCAGTTCAAGGTGTCGATGAAAGCGGCGCTCAGCTCCCTCAAGCGCCTGGAGCAGCGCCTCGATCAGGACATTGCCCAGGCCCTGAAGGACGCTGGCCTGGCCGAGCAGGCCAAGCGTTGCCGGGCCATTGAAGGCATCGGCCCGCTAACCGCAGCAGCCCTGAACATGGCCTTTCAGCGTGGCCCCTTCCGCAACAGCGACGCCTTCATCGCCTTCCTGGGCCTGGATGTGCGCGCGAAGGAATCGGGGCGCTACAGCGGACGCCGCAAGTTGAGCAAACAGGGCGATCCGGAGGTCCGGCGGCTGCTACACAATGCCGCCATGGCCGCCAGTCGCACCAAAGCTTGGCAGAAGCTCTATCTGGGCTACCTGGAGCGTGGTCTGAAAAAGACCGAAGCCCTGACCATCCTGGCACGGAAACTGGCTCGAATTGCCTTCGCCCTCATGAAGACCCAGCAGCCGTATCGGTCACCAACCTGTACGGCGGGGTAGACATAGAATCTCCTACGCGAAGCGTTGGTACAGCCATCCCGCCGTAGCTCCGATGAAGTCCTGCGGGCGGACTCTGTTGCCGCTCCATGTTCGCGAGCGAGCAGGCGCCGGGTTGTCGTTGCCTTAAAGCTCTGGAGGAAGAGAAACGCCGTAGGGAACTGCGGCGTTTTTGGGGATATGGAAAGGCTGGGATCGGCCAGAAGCAGCCGTTTGTCATCGGCCCAATTCGCTCGAAAACAGACGGATCGATTCACTTGCCACTACGAAACCGACATCCCGTAATTGCTCCACCTCTTAGCCAACGACTAAACTCCCCTGCATGAAACGCCGCCTTCGGTTCCTCCTCGTCTTTCTGATCAGCCTGGCGCTTCCCCTGAGCGGGATGGCGGGCGTCGAGGCGCCGGCCGAGCCCTGTCCGATGCAAGCCGCCGGCATGAGCCAGATGGCGGACATGGATATGGACTGCTGCCATGACCTGGACAAGATGGCCGAGCATGGCAAGAAAGCCTGCAAGACGGGCCAGGAATGCAAGACCGGCAGCATGCTTCAGGTTTCAATCCTGAAACCACCGGTCACCCTTACCGGGCCTGTGCTCGCCGACTCCTACCCTGTAGCTGTTCCCGACCGCTCCCCTGCCGATCTCTGGCGACCTCCCTGCGTCTGATTCCTCTCCCTGTCTGAACTCCCCACCTGCATCGCTTCCGACTGCGGGAGGGCACGCGCCTACGCGCTGAATATTCAGAGGAATCGTCAGATGACTTCCTTGAGTCCTTGCCCCGGGCTGCCTGTTGCGGCCGCCCTGGCAATGATGCTGTTTGCCTTGCCGAGCCAGGCGGCCTCGCTGTCGCTGGACGACGCGTTGCAGCTGGCAGAGCGCAATGCACCGTCCTTGTCCGCTCAAGCGGCCAAGTTGGATGCGGCGAAAAATGCCGCGATACCCGCCGGCGAACTGCCGGATCCCAAGCTCGCCCTGGGCGTGCAGAACGTCCCCATCGAGGGCGAAGACCGCTGGAGCCTCGACCGCGACTTCATGACCATGCAGATGGTCGGCGTGATGCAGGAGATGCCCAATCGTGACAAGCGCAAGGCGCGGGTCGAAACGGCCCAGGCTTCGGTGGATCGGGCTACAGCCGAGGCGGAAGCCGAACGCGTGAAAGTCCGCCGGGAAACCGCCCTGGCCTGGATCGCGACCTACACCGAGCAGCGCAAACTCGCCCGATTCGACGACTTCTTCCGGGAAAACCGACTGCTGGCGGAGACCGTTCGGGCCCGCCTGGCGGGAGGACGCGGCCAGGCGCTGGACGCGGTCGAGCCCAAGCAGGAAGCGGCCCAACTGGCGGAGCAGCAGGACGATCTGGCACTCCGGGTGGCCCAGGCGCGAGCGGCACTTAAGCGCTGGGTCGGCCAGGAGGCTGCGCGGCCCCTTGCCGGTGACTTTCCGCACTGGCCCATCGATGCTTCCAGGTACCTGCACGCCCTGCATCGCCATCCCGAACTGGCGACCTACGAGCCGATGGCGCGGGAAGCCGAAGCCCAGGTGCGCGAGGCCGAAGCGGAGAAGAAATCCGACTGGAGCTGGGAGGTGGACTACCAGCGCCGTGGGCGCGAATTCGGCGACATGATGACCGTGCAATTCACCTTCGACCTGCCGCTTTTTTCCAGTACTCGCCAAGACCCGAAGATCGCTGCGCGACGGGCCCAGGTCGGTCAGCTGGAGGCCGAGCGCGAAGCCCTGCTTCGCGAGCACGCCCAGCAACTGGAAGCGGATCTGGCGGACTACCAGCGCCTGGATCGGGCGGTGGCCCGCAGTCAGTCCACCCTGGTGCCCCTGGCCGAAGAGAAGGTGGCGCTCGCCCTGGCGGGTTATCGCGCCGGGAATACCGAGCTGGCCAGTGTCATCGCGGCACGGCGCGAGCTTGTCCAGGCCCGACTCAAGGAGCTCGACGTGCAAGGCTTGAAAGCATTGGCTGCTGCCCGCCTTTACTTCACCTACGGAGAGGGCCGCCCATGAGCCGTGCATCCTGGAAGCTGCCAGCGCTGATGAGCCTGGCTCTGCTCGTAGGTGCGGCAGGCGGTTACTGGTTTGCGGCCCAACGGGGTCCGGATGGAGTGCCGACGGTCACCGATGGCAATCGCGGCGCCCCCGCAGCCGAACGTCAGCCGCTCTACTGGTACGACCCCATGTTCCCGCAGCAGAAGTTCGACAGCCCCGGCAAATCGCCCTTCATGGACATGCAGTTGGTACCAAGATATGCGGATGAAATGGGAGAAAGTACTGCTGTCCGCATAGAGCCGGGCATCCAGCAGAACCTCGGTGTGCGGTTGGCCTCGGTCACCAAGGGGAAACTGGAGCAAAGCCTGCAAGTAAGCGGCGTCCTGGCCTTCAATGCGCGCGAAGTGGCACTGGTACAGGCGCGGGCCGGTGGTTTCGTCGAGCGCACCTACGTCCGCGCACCTGGCGATCTGATTGCGGCCGGCGAGCCCCTCGCCGACCTGTTGATTCCCGAGTGGGCCGCCGCCCAGGAAGAGTTTCTCGCGCTGCGCCGCAGCGGCGACCCGGCCATGTCGGCTGCAGCTCGTCAGCGTCTACGCCTGATCGGGATGCCGCCGGAGCTGATCACTCGGGTCGAGCGCGGCGGAAAAGCCAGGCCAGTCATGACGCTGACCAGCCCCATCAGCGGTGTGATTCGCGAACTCGACGTGCGCATTGGCATGACCCTGTCCGCCGGACAGACCCTTGCCAGGATCAACGGCCTGGAACACGTCTGGCTGGAGGCGGCCATCCCGGAGTCCCAGGCTGGCGCATTGCAAATCGGGCAGACGGTCGAAGCCCGGCTACCAGCCCTCCCCGGCGAAGTGATCCACGGGGCGCTTTCCAGCGTGCTTCCCGAGAGCGACCCGCAAAGCCGTACGTTACGCGTGCGCGTCGAACTGGCCAATCCCGACGGCCGCTTGCGGCCAGGCATGACCGCCCAGGTTCGACTGAACCAGTCAAGCCAGACCGATCTGTTGCTGCTGCCCAGTGAAGCGGTCATTCGCACGGGCAAACGCGCGCTCGTGATGCTTGTAGAAGAAAACGGTCGCTTCCGCCCGGTTGAAGTCCAGCTGGGTCAGGAGAGCGAAGGTCAGGTAGCGGTGCTCGAAGGATTGGCCGCCGGCCAGCAGGTCGTCGCCTCCGGGCAGTTCCTGATCGATTCGGAAGCCAGCCTGCGGGGTATCGAGGCCAGGGCACTGGGCAAGCCAACGATGCCCATCGACCGGCCCACCCTGCATGAAGCCGAGGGCAGCATCGTCGAAGTCGGTGCCCAGGAGCTGACGATTTCCCACGGCCCCTTCAAGACCCTGGGGATGCCCGGCATGACCATGACCTTTCCCCTGGCCAGGCCCGAACTGGCGCGGGGCCTGAAAGCGGGTGACCGCATCAGCCTGAAAGTGCGCGAGGGCAATTCCGGGTTGCTGATCGAGCAGCTGGAGAAACTGGAGAGTGCGCCATGATCGAGAAGCTGATTCGCTGGTCAGTCGCCAACCGGTTCCTGGTGCTGCTGGCTACTCTATTTGCGGTGGCCTGGGGCATCTGGTCGCTGCGCAGCACCCCTATCGATGCCCTGCCCGACCTCTCCGACGTACAGGTCATCATCCGCACGTCCTATCCAGGCCAGGCCCCGCAGATCGTCGAAAACCAGGTCACCTACCCGCTGACCACCACCATGCTTTCGGTGCCCGGGGCCAAGACGGTCAGGGGCTTCTCGTTCTTCGGTGACAGCTTCGTTTACGTGCTGTTCGAGGACGGTACCGACCTGTATTGGGCGCGCTCGCGGGTGCTTGAATACCTGAACCAGGTGCAGGGGCGCTTGCCCGCCGCCGCCAAGCCCGCGCTGGGCCCGGATGCCACGGGGGTCGGCTGGATATTCCAATATGCCCTGGTCGACCGCAGCGGCACTCACGACCTGGCGCAACTTCGAGCGTTGCAGGACTGGTTCCTCAAGTTCGAGCTGAAGGCCCTGCCCAACGTGGCCGAAGTCGCCACGGTGGGCGGCATGGTGAGGCAGTACCAGATTCAGGTCGACCCGATCCGCCTCGCCAACCTGGGTATCACCCAGGGCGAAGTGGTCGAGGCCATCGGCAAGGCCAATCAGGAAACCGGTGGTGCCGTGCTGGAACTGGGCGAGGCCGAGTACATGGTCAGGGCTTCCGGCTACCTGAAGACCCTCGCCGACTTCCGTGCCGTGCCGTTGAAACTAACGCCCGAGGGCACGCCCATCACCCTGGGCGATGTGGCGACGATCCAGCTCGGGCCGGAGATGCGCCGGGGCATTGCCGAACTCGATGGCGAAGGGGAAACCGTCGGCGGTGTGGTGATCCTGCGCAGCGGGAAGAACGCGCGTGACACCATTGCCGCCGTGAAGGCCAAGCTCGATGAGTTGCAGAAGAGCCTGCCCGAGGGCGTGGAGCTGGTCATCACCTATGACCGCAGCCAACTGATCGAGCGGGCGGTGCGCAACCTCAGCCACAAGCTGATCGAAGAGTTCATCGTGGTCGCCCTGGTTTGCGCCGCGTTCCTCTGGCACCTGCGCTCCTCCATGGTGGCCATTGTCTCGCTGCCGGTGGGCGTGCTGATCGCGTTCGCCGTCATGCGCTACCAGGGCATCAACGCCAACATCATGTCTCTGGGCGGGATCGCCATTGCGATAGGCGCCATGGTCGACGCCGCCGTGGTGATGATCGAGAACGCCCACAAGCGCGTTGAGGCCTGGAACGCCAGCCATCCCGGCGAAACCTTGCGCGGCGAGCAGCACTGGCGGGTGATGACCGATGCGGCGATCGAGGTCGGCCCCACGTTGTTCTTCAGCCTGATGATCATCACCCTGTCGTTCATCCCGGTGTTCACCCTGGAGGCCCAGGAGGGCCGCCTGTTCGGCCCACTGGCCTTCACCAAGACCTACGCGATGGCCGCCGCCGCGGGTTTGTCGGTGACGCTGATTCCGGTGTTGATGGGTTACTGGATACGTGGACGGCTGCCAGCCGAGCAGCGCAATCCGCTCAACCGTGGGTTGATTCGCCTGTACCAGCCGGCGCTGGATGCCGTGCTGCGGTATCCCAGGGCAACCCTGGTGGTGGCCCTGCTGGCATTCCTGACCACGCTCTGGCCGGTTTCGCAGCTGGGTGGAGAGTTCCTGCCGCCACTGGACGAGGGCGACTTGCTCTACATGCCTTCGGCGCTGCCTGGCCTCTCCGCACAGAAGGCCTCGGAGCTGTTGCAACAGACCGACCGGCTGATCAAGACCGTCCCGGAAGTGGCGGGTGTGTTTGGCAAGGCCGGACGCGCCGAGTCCGCCACCGACCCAGCACCGCTGGAGATGTTCGAGACCACGGTACGCTTCAAGCCCAAGGATCAGTGGCGTGCGGGAATGACCAGCGACAAGCTGGTGGAGGAGCTAGATCGCGTGGTCAAGGTGCCGGGCCTGACCAACATCTGGATTCCGCCGATTCGCAACCGGATCGACATGCTGGCGACAGGCATCAAGAGCCCTATCGGGGTGAAGGTCGCCGGGACGAATCTTGCTGAAATCGACCAGGTGACCCAGGCCGTCGAGCGTGCTGCCAGGACGGTGCCCGGCGTGACCTCGGCCCTCGCCGAACGCCTGACCGGCGGACGTTACATAGATGTGGATATTGATCGGCAGACGGCCGCTCGCTACGGGATGAACATCGCCGACGTGCAAGCCATCGTCGCCAGCGCCATTGGCGGCGAAAACATCGGCGAGACCGTGGAAGGGCTTGCACGCTATCCCATCAACCTGCGCTACCCCCGTGAGTGGCGGGACTCGGTCGATGCCCTGGAGCGACTGCCCATCTATACCGCCCAGGGCGGCCAGATCACCCTCGGAACGGTGGCGCGGATCCGGATCACCGATGGGCCGCCCATGCTCAAAAGTGAAAATGCGCGCCCTTCGGGTTGGGTGTACATCGACGTTCGCGGGCGAGACCTGGCCTCGGTCGTGGCGGATCTGCGCCAGGCCGTCGAGGCCTCGGTGACACTGGCGCCCGGCATTAGCCTCAGCTATTCCGGGCAGTTCGAATTCCTGGAGAGGGCCAATGCCCGTTTGAAACTGGTGGTGCCGGCCACCTTGGCGATCATCTTCGTTCTGCTCTACCTCACCTTCGGCCGCTTCGACGATGCCCTGCTGATCATGGCCACCCTACCGTTCGCGCTGACCGGAGGCGTCTGGTTCCTCTACCTGATGGGCTTCAACCTGTCGGTCGCGACCGGTGTGGGTTTCATCGCGCTGGCCGGCGTGGCGGCCGAATTCGGCGTGATCATGCTGCTCTACCTGAAGAACGCCTGGACCGAGAAGCAGGATGCCGGGCACACGACAAACGAAGACTTGCGGGGCGCCATTCGGGAAGGAGCGGTACAGCGCGTACGTCCCAAGGCCATGACAGTCGCCGTCATCATCGCCGGCCTGCTGCCGATCCTCTGGAGTGGCGGAAGCGGCAGCGAAGTGATGAGCCGCATCGCCGTACCCATGGTCGGCGGCATGATCACCGCGCCGCTGCTATCCCTGTTCGTCATCCCGGCGGCGTATTGGCTGATGCGCCGTCGTACCCAACCCCACCCCACTTCGCAAACCACCCTTGGAGAAGTTTCATGAGAGCAGCACTCACCACTGCATTTGCCCTCGTTTTGAGCTCGGCCCTACCCGCCCTCGCCGACGATATGTCCGGCATGAACATGGGCGACACGACAAAGGAGCCCGCCCAGGTGCAGGCGCAAACCGCCACGGCAAGTGGCACGGTCAAGGCAGTCGATCCAGCCAAGGGCACGGTCACGATTTCCCATGGGGCCGTGCCGAGCCTTAAATGGCCGGCGATGACCATGGCCTTCGCTGCCAGCCAGGAACAACTCGAAAGTGTTGAAGTGGGAGAGAAGGTCACCTTCGAGTTCAAGGCGGAAGGCATGAATGCCTCCATTCTGAATATCACCAAGGCGGAATAACGGTCAGCACCGTCGAGGAGTCCGATCTCAGTGCGAAAGTGCTGCTGCAAGACGGCTCCTCTTCCGAGAAGAAGTGTGTTCCCGCCATAGGGGACCAACACTCGCAATGGAGCGATGTTTGCAAGCTTTCAGCGGCCGCCATTGGCCGATAGCTGCCCCAAAACAAAAAGACACGCCCCAAGGCGTGTCTTTTTCATTCGACCGAACGGACTCAGCGACTTATCCACTGGCCCCCTGCCCCAGCGCAGCACCCTGCCCTTCCCGCGCGCGGCGGCGGGTGATGAGCAGGCCGGAGCAGACCACGACGATGGCCAGGGCCAGTGTGGAGAGCACTTCGATGCGGTGGTCCGGGCGGAAGAGCATGAGCACCAGCACGCCGCTGATGAAGAGGATCACGCCCCAGGTGAGCCAGGGGAACAGCCACATGCGGTAGCCCAGGGTCTTGCCTTCGGCCGTGAGGCGCTTGCGCAGGCGCAGCTGGGAGATGGCGATGACCAGGTACACCAGCAGAGCGATGGCGCCAGAGCTGGCCATGAGGAAGCCGAATACCTTGGAGGGCACCAGGTAGTTGGCGATGACGGTGAGGAAGGCGGCGCCTGTGGACAACAGCACGGCGATCAGCGGGGTGCCGCTGCGGCTGGTGACCTGGGCGCAGGCCGGGGCATCGCCACGGCGGCTCAGGGAGTAGAGCATGCGCGAGGCGGTGTAGAGGGAGGAGTTGAGGCAGCTGGTGACCGAGGTGAGTACCACGAAGTCGATGATGGCCTTGGCGTGGGGCACGCCGAGGGTGTCCAGCACGGTGACGTAGGAGCCTTCGCTGGCCAGGCGCGGGTCGGTCCAGGGCACCAGGGCGACGACGATGAAGATCGACAGGATGTAGAACAGGGTGATCCGCCAGATGACGGAGTTGGTGGCCCTGGAGATCTGCTTGCCGGCGGCGTCGGATTCGGCGGCGGCGATGGTGACCACCTCCGCCCCCAGGAAGGAGAACATGGTGATGAGCATGGCGCTGAGCACGGCGCCGAAGCCGTTGGGCATGAAGCCGCCGGTGTCCCACAGGCGCGAGACGCCGCTGACGCCGGTGCCGGGCAGCAGGCCGAAGATGGCGCAGGCGCCGAGGATGATGAAGCCGATGATGGCGGCCACCTTGACCAGGGCCAGCCAGAACTCGAACTCGCCGTAGTTCTTCACGCTGAAGAGGTTGGTGGCGGTGAGCAGCAGGGTGATCACCAGCGACAGCACCCAGATTTCCAGCTGCGGCACGTAGGTGTTGATGATGGTGGCGGCGATGTTGGCTTCGATGGGGATGATGAGTACCCAGAACCACCAGTAGAGCCAGCCGATGGTGTAGCCGGCCCATTTGCCGATGGCCTGGTCGGCGTAGGTGGAGAAGGAGCCGGTGTCCGGGGAGGCGACGGCCATTTCGGCCAGCATGCGCATCACCAGTACCACCAGCACGCCGGCGAAGATGTAGGCCAGGATGGTGGCCGGACCGGCTTCGGCGATGGCGCGGCCGGAGCCGACGAAGAGGCCGGCGCCGATCACGCCGGCGATGGAAAGCATGGTCACGTGACGGGACTTCAACCCGTGACTCAGGTTGTTCTTATCTGTCTGCATGGCATTACCTTTGTTCTTGTCGTGCCCGTTGGGCAGCATCGGTATCCGCGCTCACCAGAGCCGCGGGACCCAAAAAGCCCGCGCTGCCCCGGACGGTGTGGCGGGGCAGGCGGGTGAGCAGGGACCAGGGTGACGCTCTAAATCGTGCGGCCTGCTGCGCGTCGGTCTGACGGCGTTGAGCGCGGCTTCGAAATGCTCATTTACCGCTCGTAAACTCGGCTTTCTCAGCCACGCTCGCCTTGTCAGCCTCTAGCTCGCTGGGCCGCTGTCCGGCTGTCCTCAGGCGAGTTCGTCGAAGCACTCGCCAATGATGGCCAGCCCACGCTCCAGGTCCGCGTCGCTGACGGTCAGCGGCACGAGGATGCGCAGGACGTTGTAGTAGGTGCCGCAGGACAGGAGGATCAGCCCCTTGTCGCGAGCCTTGGCCACCAGCTTGGCGGTCAGGTCGGCGGCCGGCTTGTCGGTGTCGCCACCCTCGAACAGTTCCACCGCCACCATGGCGCCGAGGTTGCGCACGTCCACCAGGCTCTTGTGGCGCTCGCCGATGCGGCGCAGGCCGGCGGTGAGGATTTCACCCACGGACTTGGCGCGGTCCAGCAGCTTCTCGCTGTCGAAGGCGTCGATCACCGCCAGGGCGGCGGCGCAGGAGATAGGGCTGCCGGCATAAGTGCCGCCCAGGCCGCCCGGGGCCACGGCGTCCATGATCTCGGCGCGGCCGGACACGCCGGCCAGGGGGAAGCCGCCGGCGATGGACTTGGCGAAGGTGGTCAGGTCGGCGGCGACGCCCATCTGCTCCATGGCGAAGAAGGTGCCGGTGCGGCCGGCGCCGGTCTGCACTTCGTCGGCGATCAGGAGGATGCCGTGCTGGTCGCACAGGGCGCGCAGGCGGGCCATGAAGTCCTTGGGCGCGACGTTGAAGCCGCCCTCCCCTTGCACGGGCTCGAGGATGATGGCGGCGATATCGCCGGGCGCGGCATCGTTCTTGAAGATGCGCTCGATGCTGGCGATGGCTTCGTCGGTGGTCACGCCATGCACGGCGTTGGGGTACTGGGCGCGGTAGACGCCGCCGGGCATCAGGCCCATGCCGGCGGAGTAAGGCACCACCTTGCCGGTGAGCGACAGGGTGTACTGGGTGCGGCCGTGGTAGGCGCCGGTGAAGGCGATGACGCCGTTACGGCCGGTGGCGGCGCGGGCGATCTTGATGGCGTTCTCTACGGCTTCGGCGCCGGTGGTCACCAGCAGGGTCTTCTTCTCGAAGTCGCCCGGCACCAGTTGGTTGATCTTCTCGGCCAGGGCCACGTAGGGCTCGTAGCCGAAGACGTGGAAGCAGGTGTGGGTCAGCTTGGCCAGCTGTTCCTGCACGGCGGCCATGACCTTGGGGTGCAGGTGGCCGGTGTTGAGCACGGCGATGCCGCCGGCGAAGTCCAGGTACTCACGCCCTTCCACGTCCCAGACGGTGGCGTTCTCGGCGCGCTCGGCATAGATCTGGTGGATCTGGCCGACGCCACGGGGGATGGCGGCCATACGGCGTTGTTGCAGGCTCTGGTTGGTGTTCATGCTCGCTCCCAAGTTGCAGGTTGCACTGGACGAGGCCGCGCCCGCGCCGAGGCGACGGCCCGTCCGAAAAAAGAATGGAGTTGCCCGCCTGGCGCGGGTGGGTGCGCCAGGGGGCTTCGGGGTTACCGCGCCGCGCTTACACGCCGAGGCAGAGGTACTTGATCTCCAGGTAGTCATCGATGCCGTACTTGGAGCCTTCCCGGCCCAGGCCCGATGCCTTGACGCCGCCGAAGGGCGCCACTTCGTTGGAGATGATCCCGGTATTGATGCCGACGATGCCGTACTCCAGCGCCTCGGCCACGCGGAACACGCGGCCCAGGTCGCGGGCGTAGAAGTAGGCGGCCAGGCCGTACTCGGTGTCGTTGGAGCAGGCGATGACCTCGGCCTCGTCCTTGAAGCGGAACAGCGGCGCCAGCGGGCCGAAGGTCTCTTCCCTGGCGACGGCGGCGTTGTTCGGCACGTCCACCAGGATGGTCGGCTCGAAGAAGGTGCCGCCCAGGGCGTGGGGCTTGCCGCCAGCGACCAGGCGCGCGCCCTTGGCGACGGCGTCCTCGATGTGCTCCTGCACCTTGGCCACGGCCTTGGCGTCGATCAGCGGGCCGGTGGTGATGCCGTCTTCCAGGCCGTTGCCGATCTTCAGCCGGGCAACGGCGGCGGTGAGCTTGTCGACGAAGGCGTCGTACACGCCGTCCTGCACGTAGAGGCGGTTGGCGCAGACGCAGGTCTGGCCGTTGTTGCGGTACTTGGACACCAGCGCGCCTTCCACGGCGGCGTCCAGGTCGGCGTCGTCGAAGACGATGAAGGGGGCGTTGCCGCCCAGCTCCAGGGAGACCTTCTTGATGTCCTTGGCGCATTCGGCCATCAGCTGGCGGCCGATTTCGGTGGAGCCGGTGAAGGTGAGCTTGCGGACGATGGGGTTGCTGGTCAGCTCGCCGCCCACTTCGCCGGCCGAGCCGGTCACCACGCTCAGCACGCCCT
This genomic window from Pseudomonas furukawaii contains:
- the gabD gene encoding NADP-dependent succinate-semialdehyde dehydrogenase, with the translated sequence MQLKDSSLFRQQAYIDGAWVDADNGQTLKVNNPATGELIGSVPKMGVAETRRAIEAAERALPAWRALTAKDRANRLRRWFELMMQNQEDLARLMTLEQGKPLVESRGEIAYAASFLEWFGEEAKRVYGDMIPGHQPDKRLMVIKQPIGVTAAITPWNFPSAMITRKAGPALAAGCTMVLKPASQTPYSALALAELAERAGIPKGVLSVVTGSAGEVGGELTSNPIVRKLTFTGSTEIGRQLMAECAKDIKKVSLELGGNAPFIVFDDADLDAAVEGALVSKYRNNGQTCVCANRLYVQDGVYDAFVDKLTAAVARLKIGNGLEDGITTGPLIDAKAVAKVQEHIEDAVAKGARLVAGGKPHALGGTFFEPTILVDVPNNAAVAREETFGPLAPLFRFKDEAEVIACSNDTEYGLAAYFYARDLGRVFRVAEALEYGIVGINTGIISNEVAPFGGVKASGLGREGSKYGIDDYLEIKYLCLGV